The Phycisphaeraceae bacterium genome has a window encoding:
- a CDS encoding quinol:cytochrome C oxidoreductase, which yields MKENRHLGSLAGKVLAPAAVIGLACLGVAVAMGLGGDKEVKSRFFQGYLVAVVFGTGISLGALFFTLIHHLTRAGWSTVVRRIAELLACCSLLMAVLWLPLIWALRSPDIHLWDWATTMADDPLVKHKAGYLNETFFLIRAAIYFIIWIVLSQFFYRLSVRQDETGDVNLSRKMQKVAAPGIILFALTLTFAAFDWLMSQDPHWFSTIFGVYYFAGSVCSFVALAILISAFLQRSGRLTHAITTEHYHDLGKLLFAFGVVFWAYIAFSQYMLQWYGNIPEETLWWQPRASGYTGTVVYHGHEITPGAWNNWSLFLLVGHFVGPFLAIISRMPKRNRVMLVAAAAWMLAMSWYDLFWLVMPVFHADHPGIVLTDVLCGAGVLAMVVAFAAAMARSVSLVPQRDPRLGESLAFENA from the coding sequence ATGAAGGAGAATCGCCACCTTGGCTCGCTGGCGGGCAAGGTGCTGGCTCCGGCGGCGGTGATCGGGCTGGCCTGCCTGGGCGTCGCCGTCGCCATGGGGCTGGGCGGCGACAAGGAAGTCAAGAGCCGCTTCTTCCAGGGGTACCTGGTGGCGGTGGTGTTCGGCACGGGCATTTCCCTGGGGGCGCTGTTCTTCACGCTCATTCACCACCTGACGCGCGCCGGCTGGAGCACGGTGGTGCGGCGCATCGCCGAACTGCTGGCGTGCTGTTCACTGCTGATGGCCGTGCTGTGGCTGCCGCTCATCTGGGCCTTGCGAAGCCCCGACATTCACCTGTGGGACTGGGCCACCACCATGGCCGACGATCCCCTGGTGAAGCACAAGGCGGGATACCTGAACGAGACGTTCTTCCTGATCCGCGCCGCGATCTACTTCATCATCTGGATCGTGCTGAGCCAGTTCTTCTACCGGCTGAGCGTGCGGCAGGATGAGACGGGCGACGTGAACCTGTCACGGAAGATGCAGAAGGTGGCGGCGCCGGGCATCATCCTCTTCGCCCTGACGCTTACGTTCGCGGCGTTCGACTGGCTGATGTCGCAGGACCCGCACTGGTTCTCGACGATCTTCGGCGTGTACTACTTCGCCGGATCGGTCTGCTCGTTCGTGGCCCTGGCGATCCTGATCTCCGCCTTCCTGCAGCGATCCGGGCGGCTGACGCACGCCATCACCACCGAGCACTACCACGACCTGGGCAAGCTGCTCTTCGCCTTCGGCGTGGTGTTCTGGGCGTACATCGCGTTCAGCCAGTACATGCTGCAGTGGTACGGCAACATCCCCGAGGAAACGCTGTGGTGGCAGCCGCGCGCCAGCGGCTACACCGGTACGGTGGTTTACCACGGACACGAGATCACTCCCGGCGCGTGGAACAACTGGTCGTTGTTCCTGCTGGTCGGGCACTTCGTGGGACCGTTCCTGGCCATCATCTCCCGCATGCCCAAACGCAACAGGGTCATGTTGGTGGCGGCCGCCGCGTGGATGCTCGCCATGAGCTGGTACGACCTGTTCTGGCTGGTGATGCCGGTGTTCCACGCGGATCATCCGGGAATTGTGCTGACCGACGTGCTGTGCGGCGCGGGCGTGCTGGCGATGGTGGTCGCCTTCGCCGCCGCCATGGCGCGGTCGGTGTCGCTGGTGCCGCAGCGCGACCCGCGGCTGGGCGAGTCGCTGGCCTTCGAGAACGCCTGA
- a CDS encoding SCO family protein, with protein sequence MTRRGRTIPVLTAALAMALGVLAAPRALAQPPSQVPHELEGVEIIEHLNERLPLDLTFTDHTGRQVTLGDYFNAGRPVIITLNYYRCPLLCTLQLNGMVKALKEVDFEPGRDFRIVTLSIDPNEDAELAQIKRRSYLASYGRESAAEGWAFLTGTQENIHALAEAIGFRYRWNERRQEWAHAAAFFIATPDGRLSRYLYGTAYQPSTVRMALVEGGEGKIGTTIDRFLLWCFHYDNLTGQYTPHVMNIMRLGGLLTLLVMATGLFILWRRGAPRWAAAAPGSTSGVSGNVPGAGVHTT encoded by the coding sequence GTGACGCGGCGAGGCCGAACCATCCCGGTGCTGACGGCGGCGCTCGCCATGGCGCTGGGCGTTCTGGCCGCGCCCCGCGCCCTCGCGCAGCCACCCAGCCAGGTTCCGCACGAACTGGAAGGCGTGGAGATCATCGAGCATCTCAACGAGCGGCTGCCGCTTGATCTCACCTTCACCGATCACACCGGCAGGCAGGTGACGCTGGGCGACTACTTCAACGCGGGCCGCCCCGTCATCATCACCCTCAACTACTACCGTTGTCCGCTGCTCTGCACGCTGCAGCTCAACGGCATGGTCAAGGCGCTCAAGGAAGTCGATTTCGAGCCGGGACGGGACTTTCGCATCGTCACCCTCTCGATCGACCCCAACGAAGACGCTGAACTGGCTCAGATCAAGCGGCGCAGCTACCTGGCGTCGTACGGGCGCGAATCTGCGGCGGAGGGCTGGGCGTTCCTGACGGGCACGCAGGAGAACATCCACGCGCTGGCCGAGGCGATCGGATTCAGGTACCGCTGGAACGAGCGTCGGCAGGAGTGGGCGCACGCGGCGGCGTTCTTCATCGCCACGCCCGACGGGCGACTCTCACGCTACCTCTACGGCACGGCATACCAGCCGTCCACCGTGCGAATGGCCCTGGTCGAAGGCGGCGAGGGCAAGATCGGCACCACCATCGATCGCTTCCTGCTCTGGTGCTTCCATTACGACAACCTCACGGGCCAGTACACCCCGCACGTGATGAACATCATGCGACTGGGGGGCCTGCTCACCCTGCTGGTGATGGCGACCGGGCTGTTCATCCTGTGGCGGCGCGGTGCGCCCCGGTGGGCGGCTGCGGCTCCGGGAAGTACTTCGGGGGTTTCGGGGAATGTTCCGGGGGCGGGGGTTCACACGACATGA
- a CDS encoding cytochrome c oxidase subunit II encodes MTDLHTMLLTLAQAPNEPKEGVVAPRNVEGFRPDFWMPPDYANFGSQVDGPFHFITWVCIFFFVGITIALIYFVWKYWKPAGVVEHQDVPSHHTMLEVTWSGIPLIIVIIMFYVGFKGYMDMAVPPANAQQIDVTAWQWQWGFKYPNGAELPELHVPPDEPIRLLMKSKDVLHAFYVPNFRVKQDVVPGRFSMAWFQARHSGTTDQPEAHRLFCAEYCGTDHSNMISWVYVHPTRASYEAWLAKAGDYGQYPPEVAGDLLTQRLGCQTCHSLVKDEIKTGPSFKGVWGRALRGETKFSDGRTLADIPGYGDDPVVRARNYIQESIYDPATRIVFGIAPGMSTFRGQVDEEKLGYIIAYLQWLEDHDGSPHAEWSALPADDKSAYMQKYHGGGGGTN; translated from the coding sequence ATGACGGACCTTCACACCATGCTGCTGACACTCGCACAGGCGCCCAACGAGCCGAAGGAAGGCGTGGTCGCGCCCCGGAACGTCGAGGGCTTCCGGCCCGACTTCTGGATGCCGCCCGATTACGCCAACTTCGGCAGCCAGGTCGATGGCCCGTTCCACTTCATCACGTGGGTGTGCATCTTCTTCTTCGTGGGGATCACCATCGCCCTGATCTACTTCGTATGGAAGTACTGGAAGCCGGCGGGCGTGGTGGAGCATCAGGATGTGCCTTCGCATCACACCATGCTCGAGGTGACGTGGTCGGGCATCCCCCTCATCATCGTCATCATCATGTTCTACGTGGGCTTCAAGGGTTACATGGACATGGCGGTGCCCCCCGCCAACGCTCAGCAGATCGATGTGACGGCCTGGCAGTGGCAATGGGGCTTCAAGTACCCCAACGGGGCCGAACTGCCCGAACTGCACGTGCCGCCGGATGAGCCGATCCGGCTCCTGATGAAGTCCAAGGACGTGCTGCACGCCTTCTACGTACCCAACTTCCGCGTCAAGCAGGACGTGGTGCCGGGCCGGTTCTCGATGGCGTGGTTCCAGGCCAGGCACTCGGGCACGACCGATCAGCCCGAGGCGCACCGGCTCTTCTGCGCCGAATACTGCGGCACGGACCATTCCAACATGATCAGCTGGGTGTACGTGCACCCGACGCGGGCGTCGTATGAGGCGTGGCTCGCCAAGGCGGGGGACTACGGCCAGTATCCCCCCGAAGTAGCCGGCGATCTGCTCACCCAGCGGCTTGGCTGCCAGACGTGCCACTCGCTCGTCAAGGATGAAATCAAGACCGGGCCGTCATTCAAGGGCGTGTGGGGCCGGGCGCTCCGGGGCGAAACGAAGTTCTCCGACGGTCGCACGCTCGCCGACATTCCCGGCTATGGCGACGACCCGGTGGTGCGGGCCCGCAACTACATTCAGGAGTCGATCTACGATCCAGCCACGCGCATCGTCTTCGGCATCGCGCCGGGCATGAGCACCTTCCGAGGCCAGGTGGACGAGGAGAAGCTCGGCTACATCATCGCCTATCTGCAGTGGCTTGAAGACCACGATGGCTCGCCCCATGCCGAGTGGTCCGCGCTGCCCGCCGACGACAAGAGCGCGTACATGCAGAAGTACCACGGCGGCGGGGGCGGGACCAACTGA